From a region of the Latilactobacillus sakei genome:
- a CDS encoding coproporphyrinogen III oxidase, translating into MAGAYIHIPFCEHICYYCDFNKVFIEGQPVDEYVDMLIREFQLVMAEYPDEKIETIYVGGGTPTTLSPAQLQRLLDGIHQYLPYEGGEFTFEANPNDLQDTAKLQVLKDNGVNRLSIGVQSFNDDILKKIGRIHRSADVYRAIANARQVGFENISIDLIFRLPQQSEADFMDSLKQAIDLDLPHYSTYSLILEKKTIFYNLMRQGKLRLPSQDVEAHMYQNAIDSFQQAGLEQYEISNFAKPGYQSAHNLTYWRNEKYFGFGAGAYGYLGKDRYHNFGPIQQYLEPLQAHKVPVIERHVLPLTEQMEEELFLGLRTMQGVSIKHFEEKFRYPLQNIYGETVANQIEKGYLKQEGDWLRLTESGKFLGNEVFQEFLLDSY; encoded by the coding sequence ATGGCAGGCGCATATATTCATATTCCGTTTTGCGAACATATTTGTTATTACTGCGACTTCAACAAGGTCTTCATTGAAGGGCAACCGGTTGATGAGTATGTTGACATGTTAATTCGCGAATTTCAATTGGTAATGGCGGAATACCCAGACGAAAAAATTGAAACGATTTATGTCGGCGGCGGGACACCAACAACACTTTCACCAGCCCAACTCCAGCGCTTGTTGGACGGCATTCATCAGTACTTACCTTATGAGGGCGGCGAGTTTACATTTGAGGCCAACCCCAATGATTTACAAGATACCGCTAAATTACAGGTGCTAAAAGACAACGGCGTCAATCGCTTGAGTATTGGCGTGCAATCTTTTAATGATGACATTCTTAAAAAGATTGGGCGAATTCATCGCAGTGCTGACGTTTATCGGGCCATCGCTAATGCGCGGCAAGTCGGTTTCGAAAATATCAGTATTGATTTGATTTTCCGACTACCGCAACAAAGCGAGGCAGATTTTATGGATAGCTTGAAACAGGCAATCGACCTTGATTTGCCACATTATTCAACTTATTCATTGATCTTAGAAAAGAAGACTATTTTCTATAATTTGATGCGTCAAGGTAAGTTACGCTTGCCATCACAAGATGTTGAAGCCCACATGTACCAAAATGCGATTGATAGTTTCCAACAAGCTGGTTTAGAACAATACGAAATTAGTAATTTTGCCAAACCAGGCTACCAATCAGCGCACAACTTAACCTATTGGCGGAATGAAAAGTATTTCGGCTTTGGGGCCGGTGCTTATGGTTATTTAGGTAAGGACCGCTATCACAATTTCGGCCCAATCCAACAATACCTAGAACCACTGCAAGCACATAAAGTGCCAGTGATTGAACGTCACGTGCTTCCTTTGACCGAACAAATGGAAGAAGAACTCTTCTTAGGTCTGCGGACGATGCAAGGGGTCTCAATTAAGCATTTTGAAGAAAAATTTAGATATCCGCTACAGAATATCTACGGCGAAACGGTCGCCAATCAGATTGAAAAAGGGTACCTAAAACAAGAAGGCGACTGGCTAAGACTAACTGAATCAGGAAAGTTCCTAGGCAACGAAGTCTTCCAGGAATTCTTGTTAGACAGCTATTAA
- the ribF gene encoding riboflavin biosynthesis protein RibF yields the protein MRVIELIHPYSKEQVPAEEIVLALGFFDGVHRAHQAVIKTAKELAVQQNRPLAVMTFDIHPAIVYRNVNQADFRYLSTVERKQELMADLGVDILYVVHFNDGFAKLAPQDFVDQYLVALHAKTVVAGFDYTYGKKDIANMQTLSTYARDRFEIVTVAEHDYQGHKIGSTLIREDLDQGQVAAANELLGYVYQTTGEVVHGEARGRELGFPTANIESQKPERLPGIGIYAVRLLVRGQWYWGMASIGRNVTFHANNPVTVEINLLDFSADIYGEQVKVEWYQYLRGEVKFDSAEALIDQLHQDEADTRTYFEKLEGQH from the coding sequence ATGCGTGTGATTGAATTAATTCATCCCTATTCAAAAGAACAAGTACCAGCCGAAGAAATTGTTTTAGCACTCGGCTTTTTTGATGGTGTCCACCGGGCACACCAAGCAGTGATTAAGACGGCTAAAGAATTGGCGGTGCAACAGAACCGACCATTGGCAGTGATGACTTTCGATATTCATCCCGCGATTGTTTATCGGAACGTTAATCAAGCTGATTTCCGTTATTTATCAACAGTTGAACGCAAGCAAGAATTAATGGCTGATTTAGGTGTCGATATTTTATATGTCGTCCATTTTAATGACGGCTTTGCGAAGTTGGCACCCCAAGATTTCGTCGATCAATATTTAGTGGCCCTCCACGCGAAAACGGTGGTTGCGGGGTTTGATTACACTTATGGTAAAAAAGACATCGCAAATATGCAGACGCTTAGCACGTATGCCAGAGACCGCTTTGAAATCGTGACGGTGGCGGAACATGACTACCAAGGGCATAAGATTGGCTCAACTTTGATTCGTGAAGATTTAGACCAAGGCCAAGTAGCAGCCGCTAACGAGTTGTTAGGTTATGTTTACCAAACGACTGGGGAAGTTGTCCATGGTGAAGCGCGGGGCCGAGAACTCGGCTTTCCAACGGCTAATATTGAAAGTCAAAAACCGGAACGTTTACCAGGTATTGGGATTTATGCGGTTCGTTTGTTGGTCCGTGGTCAATGGTACTGGGGAATGGCGTCAATTGGCCGGAACGTGACGTTCCATGCCAATAATCCCGTGACAGTCGAGATTAACTTACTCGACTTTAGCGCGGATATTTATGGGGAACAAGTTAAAGTTGAGTGGTATCAATACCTGAGAGGTGAAGTGAAGTTTGATTCAGCGGAAGCGTTGATCGACCAACTTCACCAAGATGAAGCTGATACCCGGACTTATTTTGAGAAATTAGAGGGTCAACATTAA
- a CDS encoding tRNA pseudouridine(55) synthase TruB: MDGIIPLYKERGMTSNDCVFKVRRILHMKKVGHSGTLDPNVDGVLPICIGQATKVVDQLVHSGKVYTGEITLGLSTTTEDLDGEVVEEQQLAEPISTEKIKETLASFLGDSIQIPPMFSAVKVNGRRLYDYARAGDPVERPQRKITITQFDLQGEPEFDAKTGRQTFRFIAGCSKGTYIRTLAVDFGRKLGLPAVMSDLTRLKSGGIQIGSCVTLAQLAEAADNGQLADILIPLDHVFEENVKIALDDDQWAKILNGVFLTFPEQTEEILALTYEGHIKALYQVANAKQHLYRPYKMYLQNQGTH; this comes from the coding sequence ACTAGCAACGATTGCGTTTTTAAAGTACGACGGATTCTTCATATGAAAAAAGTGGGGCATTCTGGAACGCTTGATCCCAATGTAGATGGTGTTTTGCCAATCTGTATTGGCCAAGCAACCAAGGTAGTGGACCAATTGGTGCACTCTGGTAAAGTTTATACTGGTGAAATTACGTTGGGCCTATCAACGACCACCGAAGATTTAGATGGTGAAGTCGTTGAAGAACAACAATTAGCTGAACCAATTTCAACTGAAAAAATTAAAGAAACACTGGCCAGTTTTCTAGGGGATTCAATCCAGATTCCACCGATGTTCTCAGCCGTAAAGGTTAACGGGCGCCGTCTATACGATTATGCACGGGCCGGCGATCCTGTGGAACGCCCACAACGCAAAATTACAATTACGCAATTTGACTTGCAAGGCGAACCAGAATTCGATGCAAAAACGGGTCGCCAAACATTCCGCTTTATTGCGGGCTGTTCAAAAGGGACTTATATTCGGACCTTAGCTGTTGATTTTGGCCGTAAGTTAGGCTTACCGGCAGTCATGTCTGATTTAACGCGGCTTAAGAGTGGTGGCATTCAAATTGGCAGTTGCGTTACCTTGGCACAACTAGCTGAAGCTGCTGATAACGGTCAATTAGCGGATATTTTGATTCCATTAGATCATGTTTTTGAAGAAAACGTCAAGATTGCGCTTGATGATGATCAATGGGCCAAAATTTTAAACGGTGTCTTCTTAACGTTCCCAGAACAAACAGAAGAGATCTTAGCCTTAACTTACGAGGGGCACATCAAGGCCTTGTACCAAGTGGCTAACGCGAAACAACATCTCTATCGACCATATAAAATGTATTTACAAAACCAAGGGACTCATTAA